Genomic segment of Hoplias malabaricus isolate fHopMal1 chromosome 14, fHopMal1.hap1, whole genome shotgun sequence:
ATCTCAAAATTAAGACCCTGCATCTCAGTATTTAATAATATCGGCTTGCAATGTCTCAACATTTCATAATAGAGACTTACCTTCTTATAACCATGATACTATATCCCCTAGTATTTCAATATATTGTCTTATCATCATATTGATACCTCATAATGTCTCCCTATCCCATAATTAGATTATATCTTATAGCGTTTCAGAATATTGGCGTACTGAATCACAGTAATGAGATAAGTTATTAAAATGCTTATTATGGGATAGCAAATCATTATTACAAGATACTAAGTCATATCAATTGTCATTACTACGACTTGGTTATCGAGAACAGACAGCTCCAAAAATGATTCTAAATGGGTCAGTCTCAAGAAACAGGCTCATTTCATGTCCATAAATATTTGAGTGACACTACACAAATGAATGTCCTTATGGTACAGCAATACACCCAATTTCATTTCCAACAattatcttttttatttacttttcaaTGCAATGTATCGACATGTCATACAtaagtttctacactcattgtctgtttcaccagcttcactgaccatatagtTGCACTTCATAGATCTACCATTACAGTGTAGTTCATCTTAACTATGCACCCACCACATCAGAGTCAGGGCTGAGAATATTCCAGTACtgaaataatacctgctctgtggggctcCTGTGGGGgtgtcctgactattgaagaacagagtgggAGTGAGTATGTGGGAGCAGGAGTGAATATCCTGATCTGTACGGTGAGCAACTCTACATTgcttataaaaaataaacacaagctaTTAAAGACAGATCAGTTTCATTTACACCCATGTGACCTTTGCCCCCTTCGCATGTGTCTTGTAATACTTGTGTGGATGCTTCTGGGAGCTGCGTTGAGAGACAGGTATATTATTTTTTGAGCTGGGTTTATGAAACCGTTTCTCCAAACCGCAGTCTGACCTAGTGGAGTTATGACTGTGTGGAGGTGTGAATAAAATGCAGTGCTCTCGAGGTGAAGGAGAATTTCTCAGAAATTTCTGTGTTCTTAGAGATGTTATGCTAGTCTTTGAGAGAAAAACTCTTGTCTCCAGCCTATGGTGCTGGTTTCTGTGCTGTAACCCAGCATCCTTTTCTTTAGTTGGAACCATTTCAGCTCTGGACCTGCGGATGCAAGAAGAACAGTAGAAATGTACATACTATAATATGAATAAAGGTATCGCAAATTGTTATTTGATGTAAAATTGATGTCTGTGTAAAGAGAGGTATATTAAAGTAGGCACGAAGCAACTTCACATGATATAAACCAAATGTTAAAGCTGATACTCAAGCATGTATTATGAAGCTGTTCTTTAAACTGTCAAAAAAGGTTGTCTACTCTTTAGTCTTCATTTTGTAACTAAACGTTTTGTACTGTTATGTCAGAATGTCTGTCAGGccttattaatataaaaaaaatgactcTGATATGTCCCTGATTGCAGTCCATATTCTCCCTTAATGGCAAAGTAAATGTGAGGGTTGGGAGTGGGTAGTGAAACATGGTATTTAAGTGACATTTAAGTACATTAGGTATTTGGGTGACATTTAAGTTCAACTCCAGATAATGCTATCCATCACTGACCCATCTCAACTCCTATCCTCATCATTTAAaatcaggtagtgtcgcagtcatacagctggttgtgggtttgattcccgttccgggtgactgtctgtgaggagtgtggtgtgttctcgctgtgtctgcgtgggtttcctccaggtgactgtctgtgaggagtgtggtgtgttctcgctgtgtctgcgtgggtttcctccgggtgactgtctgtgaggagtgtggtgtgttctccctgtgtctgcatgggtttcctccggatgactgtctatgaggagtgtggtgtgttctccctgtgtctgcgtgggtttcctccgggtgactgtctgtgaggagttggtgtgttctccctgtgtctgcgtgggtttcctctgggtgctcccgtttcctcccacagtccaaaaacacatgttggtcggtggattggtgactcaaaagtgtccgtaagtgtgagtgaatgtgtgagtgtgtattgccctgtgaaggactggcgccccctccagggtgtgttcttgccttgcgcccaatgattctaggtaggctctggacacaccgcgaccctgaactggataagtgcttacagataatggatggatgagtgtCTAATGTTCTCCTTCAATCGTGTTGAACTAAACAGCAGCTTAAATAGCGCAATAGCTGTCttcatatataatataatgtgtaAACACACTAAAATGGGTTAGACTTGACCGAGGCATCTCGGGGAATGAAAGTGACAAGATGCACATTTAACAGACTCTAACATTTCTGAGACTTTCATACTGGCCTcattaataacaatataaattGGATTGGAATTACCTTGTACATCCCAGGTCGTTTTGAATCTGTTGGCGCCGTGTTTCATCAATAGGGTAAAGGTAGAAGAAGGCCAGACCCAGCAACAGCAGGATGATTGGTACTGGTGCCATAAGTATACGCAGTGCTGTGACTACTCCTTCACTGGCAATACACACTCCTGCTCTATAACCTGTCAGACTAGGAAGAAATAATGACTCAGGTATGTTCATGCAAACACAGCCTTGAGAAACTGAGAAGGTCTGTGTTCTCATTTGTATGTATGAGTTCATGTAAGAGATTTATATCTTATTTATGAATCTTGTATACTGGCATTTGGAAGATATGTGTACTGTAGCTTTAAGACACAGTACTAAAGCCTGGTACAGTGCTGCAGAGCGTGGGAGATGTGtaggtgattgtgtgtgtgtgtgtgtgtgtgtgagagagagagagagagatgactcaCTGTAGCGTCATGGTGGAGATGCCGGCAGATAGACCACCGCCAAGCTTGTTGCAGAAGCAAGAGCAGGAAAAAAACAGGGGCTCTAAGTCCATACAGCAGGGGTTTTGTACCACAAACTCATCCACCACGTCCGGCAGCATTGACCTGACAAACACATGAGAGATAAGAGATGTCAAACGAGTTATTGCAAACATTTTTTGGCTATTGAATATAACACTCACTGATGATTATCACAAATAATAACACTCAAAATCAAGATTTGAATAGTCACTTTAAAGGGTACATATGCTATGTCTACTTTGCACTTTACCGTTTCATTTTCATGTGCTCCAGTTATAATTTGGGTTGTTTTTAAACATAGCATAGTCAAAAAACAAGCATTATAGCCTCAGTGGGGATGTATCGGTCTAACTTACTACAACAGGCTGAACAAAGAGATGAATGATTTACCAAAGCCAGTAAAATTAGTTTACATATATGGTCTTCATCAAATATTCAATGCCCATCATTATGTAAAAGAATGTTTGCATAGCTAGCCTCGTTGCAAAATCTAACTTTGATTAAGCAAAGGCAACACATTTGAAATGTGTCCAACAAGGCCAAGCAGAAACAGTAAATTATGGACGTGGCTGGCCACTGTAGTGGGGCTCTGTCCTGCTTCCAGGAGATGAATAGGACTTAAGCGGACAGATCTAGGTCTTCGCTGTACTCACCATGGTAACAAGAACATTGTAGCTACACTGATCCCAACCAGAACACACATCACCACGTAGACTGTTACGTTTTCTTTCACAGATGCAAATACTAACAGAGCAGGAATGAGCAGCTGTTGAATTAAAGAAACAGAATCAGCTGTGTTTtgtaatcatcatcatcaccatcatcaacaGCAGCAGTGAAGTCATTAAAGAAATCCTTTAGCGTTAATCTCGATCTGCTCACAGAGCTGATATCTGTCAAGCACACTTCTTTTTTAAGTACAAGTTCATATGCTTCTATTGCATATGAATCAAATCCAATTCATATGATCAGACTGTAGCCACATCTACTGATGCAGACACAACGGCTACAACGACATAGGTGTCAGTCTGCAGAGAGGAAGTCTGGAAATGGAAGTCTGAGTTTCCATTTTCATTGTCTGTGTCATCAGAAGCATCATTAttacagagcagagagagagagtgtgaactTACAGGGAGGCCTATGAAGAGTGTTCTCTTCTTCCCCAGCTTTACCAGAGTCTTTTGGCACAAAGGCACCGATACAGTAGCTGCAAGCTGTGTggaaatcaaacaaacaaaccgaCTGGAATCTATTATTACCATCATCATCAattttaaagtaataaatatCAGTAACGTTTTATTGTAGGTCATTGCCCCTTAAACACTATATACGTCTGTTATAACAACGGACAAACCTGCAGTGATAGTCAAAATGGCTGCTTTGTTCATCTGAAAGTAGGACGTTATATCACAACTGGCCTTTTGCTGGAATACGCCTGCACAGATGCTTATCTAGCTTAAGGTCATGTATTGTGCAAGGCTTATGTAGCCTTATAAACAACCAGTGGGACTCACCAATATGGTTAGCATGAGATACAGGAAGTGATCCCCCAAACCTGCCACATGGATGCAGAACAATCCAAAGATCCCCAAAGACATCTGTGAAGGGAACAGTTCCAAAAGAAGTCAGACTTCATTTCTTAACATCCTtgtttccagtgaagctagtgAAGACATATTTGGTCATGTGTAGAGTATTGACACTGCAGTGTCTTCAGTATCTTACTCAGTGTAACGGCTTGACATTATGACTCAGTAACACTTAGCAAGACCAGGCCTGACTTATTCCAACCTATCATACCCACAAACCTCCTCTCACCAGTGAACTACTTACATACACAgggatacacacaaacacaagccaaCTAGGTTCTGCACAGGCTTTCCAAAAGGCTAACTAAAGAAGAAACTGGCAAATTTAGACCCATGTGTAGTGATGTGTGCTAGCAGTGCTATCAGCCTGATCCTTAAACAAGGACACACTGCCATTGACacaaagcactgaatagcactCTATATGGAGCACTTGGTTAAACagaagtgagtgaatgaattattgGTTTACAAGCTAGTTCCATTAGGTGTTTTGTATTTGAAATAAGAAACATTTGgactaacattcattcattatctgtaagcgcttatccaattcagggtcacggtgggtccagagcctacctggaatcattgggcgcaaggcgggaatacacccaggagggggcgccagtccttcacagggcaacacacactcattcactcacactttcactctgacatttttgagtcgccaatccacctaccaatgtgtgtttttggactgtgggaggaaaccggagcacccagaggaaacccacgcagacacagggagaacacaccaactcctcacagacagtcacacagagcgggaatcaaacccacattTGGACTACTAACAAGAGAATAATGCTCTACAGATGAAGTTCAACAGGTTCTCGCTAACATTCTCTAAAGCTTGTTGTTATATATTGAGAGTAGATGTCTGAACCTGGAAGGcgagagaggagaagaggaagCCGAGCACCAGACGCTGATAGGAGACATGACCAACCACCTTCTTGAGATCTTTCAGATAAGACCTGTGCTGgactgtctctctgtccagaTAATCTGAAAACAAGAGTGGGATATTAGTTTGGAcacaaaaaagacatttttgttcattttcctAAGTTGAAATGACTACGCAATCTTTATAtggaacacacttctgcacacaTTAATCCTACTTTAATAAACTACTGTTTGTTGTGCGAAATACTATATACAGCACccgtcaaatgtttggacacactgcctctgcacaacccaagtaaaggtctcaaacacattaagaaggcgagaagttctacaaattaaatgttgacgaggccacagctgttcactgaaaacagttccaggtgatgacctcatgaagctgactgagagaacgctgAGAGTGTggaaagctgtcatcaaagcaaaagaaggctactttgaagaatctaaagtacaaaacatattctggtttgtttaatgcttttgtgtttactacataattccatagtttaatgtcttccatattcatttacaatgtagaaaataatcaaaataaagaaaaaccattgaatgagaagtccaaacttttgactggtgtagtacattcacaacatgtggaaattggcccaaaacaaaggaaacccctccctgagtgggcgtgtccaaacatttgactggtactgtatgttACACTCTGCATATAAACAGAATTTGTACCTTGTTAAGCATGTGCTAAAGCCATGGGGGAACCACTGGTCAGTACCACAGAACCAGCCCCATGGACTGTAAAACCCAGAAACTCAAAAGGGACGCCTCTGGCGAGGAAAGCTCCAAAATGGAAGGACAGGGCGGCCTTGTGATGGAACTCTACTCAATAGCTTTGGGATAAGTTGGGTTGATATTTGTGACCCAAAACTAATCACCCCCAAGTCATTACTTGAGCGAGAGTCCATCTAGAGTTtatttaaatgtcattaaatcctcacagaaattgCTCCAACCTCTACTGCCTAGTGACAAATTCCCCAGTCATGGCCCTTAATGTACCTCTCTGCTCCTTAACTCCCAGAAAGAGCACCATGCTGCAGATGAAGAACAGAGCCCCCAACACCAGAGCTGAGGTCAGAAAGGCCTCTCtctgaggaaaaaaacacacgGAAAACACTGTTACTTACATCACACGCTCATTCATTAACAAAAGACCTAATACCtccaatattttaaaatcttttttgtcAGAGCATCAGAACACAGTggtttgttaaattaaattacactATGAATGTGTTAATGCTTTAAGTTCAATAAAAAGAGTGGACATTTCTGCCGTTTAATACAAACATTTAAAGTGACAGCGTCTGTAATAGTGGGTATAAACaattcattcatgtattcattcagcTTCCATAACCGCAGCATAAaatggttcattcagggactgtGAATCACACTATACAGAATTAATGTTAAGAAATaaatcactttcataaatattgtttggcATTTTCTGGCTGTTAAAAATTACATTGATCCTTTAAATAAtggttaaattaaaattaatttcaaatatgTTACTGTACATAGTGCTTTTAGCTTTTAAAGAGCTTATCTTTTATGGTCTCTttttatactgtgtgtgtgtgtgtgtatgtgacacTCATACCGTGTGATGAAGAGGAGTAATGGGGAGAGTCGTTGTGGTCTGTGTGAGCTCATGATTTTTCTCTATGCAGGAGTCCTTTCTATCTGCATTAAACACACTCAACACCTGACCCTGAATCATAACAGCCAAGAGCATCGCCAACACCTCCACACTCatccctcagagagagagagagagagagagagagagatatggaggTGGTGAGAGGAGTAAGAGAGAAAGCcaatagagagaaagaggtttAAGAAGagagactgt
This window contains:
- the mfsd2al2 gene encoding sodium-dependent lysophosphatidylcholine symporter 1-B-like, giving the protein MVRSCCWWVGFKCGDYQSHGGLSICTKLCYALGGVPYPATNIAMALSFQIFLLDVVQMEAFLVSLILFVNRAWDAVTDPLVGLLVSRSRRSPMGKLLHWSIVSTPLAVLSYILLWFIPHTAASSSASVAWYLIFSCLFHTFTSCYHIPYTSLNMFLGGSERDRDSATAYRMSVEVLAMLLAVMIQGQVLSVFNADRKDSCIEKNHELTQTTTTLPITPLHHTREAFLTSALVLGALFFICSMVLFLGVKEQRDYLDRETVQHRSYLKDLKKVVGHVSYQRLVLGFLFSSLAFQMSLGIFGLFCIHVAGLGDHFLYLMLTILLAATVSVPLCQKTLVKLGKKRTLFIGLPLLIPALLVFASVKENVTVYVVMCVLVGISVATMFLLPWSMLPDVVDEFVVQNPCCMDLEPLFFSCSCFCNKLGGGLSAGISTMTLHLTGYRAGVCIASEGVVTALRILMAPVPIILLLLGLAFFYLYPIDETRRQQIQNDLGCTRSRAEMVPTKEKDAGLQHRNQHHRLETRVFLSKTSITSLRTQKFLRNSPSPREHCILFTPPHSHNSTRSDCGLEKRFHKPSSKNNIPVSQRSSQKHPHKYYKTHAKGAKVTWV